The Armatimonadota bacterium DNA segment GAAAAGCACCAACTGGCCTACATAACCTGTGAGGATGATGCAAGCCTGCTGGTTTTCAATCTGGCGACGCATCGGATCATGGCAAGTTACCGTGTGGGCGCCGGACCGGATGTGCTGCGAATGGATGCCAATCTTCACCGCCTCTATGTGGCGTGCGAGTCCGGTGTCGTGAATATCTTCCGGCAGGCTGGTGACCACCTGGCTGAGATTGGTTCGTTGACCGTCCCGGCGGCACATACCGTCGAACTGGATCCAAATACCGGACTGGTCTACCTGGCGCTCAAGGATATTCACGGACACGCAGTGCTTCGCATCTTGAGAGAGGTTCACTAGCGATTGGATTCTGCACCCGACGCGCTGTGCGGCGGGCAAGCGGACGCGGCGGCAGGCCATACCATGGAAACACCGGAAGCAATTCGGAGCGGGCTCATTGCACCACCACACACGCCGTTCACGCCGGATGGCAATCTGGACACGTCACGGATTGTACGCCAGGCCGACCGGTTTGTTCGCACCGGCATCACCGGGGTCTTCGTTTGCGGCAGTACCGGCGAGGGTCTTTCCCTCACATCCGCCGAGCGCCGGACCGTGCTCGAGGCCTGGGTTGCGGCTTCCGCAGGCCGCCTCGTCGTCATCGCGCATGTCGGCTGCACAAGCGCACAGGAAGCGCGGGAGCTCGCAACGCACGCGAAGGCAGTGGGCGCAGACGCGATAGGTGCGCTGCCACCGTTCTACCACAGCCCGGCTACCATTGAAGACCTCGTGCGGACGATGCGGTTTATCGCCGACGGTGCGGTTGATTTGCCATTCTACTACTATCACATTCCCATGTTATCGCACGTACAGCTCCCGATGCTGGCCTTCGCAGATCAGGCGGTAGAGCAGATACCGAACTTTGCCGGCATCAAGTACACGCACAACCACCTTGTGGAGTACACCGCGCTGCGCGAGGCGCATCCAGACCTTGCGATGTTCTGGGGTCTGGATGAACTTCTGGTTCCTGCAATGAGCTGCGGGTGCGTGGCCGCGGTGGGCAGCTGCTACAACCTCGCCGCACGGTTCTTCCTCAAGATGATGGCAGCTTACCGGGGTGGTGACCTGCAGGACGCGCTGGCACACCATCAAACCGCCGTACAGTTCGTCTCGAAGTTACTGCCGCTCGGCGTTGTGCCCTCCCAAAAGGCGATCCTGGCTGGGCTGGGTCTGGACCTCGGGCCGCCACGCCTGCCGCTTCGGTCGCCGGATCCCCCGGAGGCTGCGCGATTGTTCGATGCCGTCAGCAGGCTCGGTCTACTGGACGTGGAGCCGCAATAAGGTCACGGCGACGAAACCAGCGCGCACTTCCGCGCGACGGTCACTTCAAATCCAGGTCACGCTTTGAGATCGGTTAGCGCCGGTCAATTAGCCGCTCCCCGCACAGCCTCCGCAACCTGAGACGTGTCCGGTGCGCGGCTACAGCTTGACGCTTAGGCGCGTCACCGATGCGGCGGGTAGTGTGACCACGTCACTCTCCTCATCGTGTTGCAGCGGATGGCTGGCGACAGCGTCAGGATGCTGGAACGTGTTGTGCGCGTGATAATCACCACCGGGTGCTGCGAGCGTCTCAGCCGCCGTTATCCTGACACGGCCGCTCGCGGCGCGAAGTTGAACATCAACCGGACACGTGGCGGAGCTGTTTGTCAGCGTCAATGTGGCGGATCCGCGTGCCAGGCTCGAGGCCGAAGCTGCCACCAGCGGCATGTCAAACCGGCCGGGCGCCAGCTCGGAATCCACCTGTGTTCGCAGCGCATCGGCGCCCTGATGCGGCGCGAACATCCGGTACACATGCCATGTTGGTGTGCGAACAAGGCGGTCTTCCTCAGTCAGCAGCACCGCCTGCAGTACATTGATGGTCTGCGCTATGTTCGCCATGGTCACCACTGCAGCATGATTGTTGAAGATGTTGAGCGTAATGGCTGCGACCAGAGCATCGCGGATGGTGTTCTGCTGCCACAGGAACGAGGGATTCTCGCCAGGCGTTGCAGGATGCCATGTGCCCCACTCATCAATAATCAGGCCGATCTCACCGTCCGGGTCGACCTCGCGGAGCGCAGCCGACTGTGCCCGAATGAGGTTCTCGATGCCGGCGGCCCTGGCCAGCAGCTCTGTCCACTGGTCCTCGGTGTATTCCAGTGCCGAGCCGGCGGTGCCGCAGTAGTAGTGCGCGGCGAAGCCATGCACACGCTCGCCTTGCCCGTAGTCGCGCCGGAGGCGGGCAAAGAATCGGCGCGTCCATTCCAGGTCATTGCCATTTGGTCCGCACGCAATCAGATGGAGTTGACTGCCGCTGTAGTTCCGCATGAAGGTGGCGTAACGCCGATAATCTGCGGCATAATCCTCGGGCGAGAGGTTACCGCCGCAGCCCCACAGCTCGTTGCCCACGCCCCAGAATCGCACCTTGAAGGGTTCGGCGCTCCCGTTTCGCGCACGAAGCTGCGCCAGCGAGCTGTCGCCGGCATAGTTGCAGTACTCAACCCAATCGCGCAGCTCGCGAGGCGAACCGCTGCCAACGTTGCCACACAGATACGGTTCCGCGCCGGTCATGCGACACAGATCGAGGAACTCGTGTGTACCGAATTCATTCGATTCCAGCGTCTCGCCCCAGTGGATATTCACCGTGGTGGGCCGATGCTCGCGCAGGCCGACCCCGTCGCGCCAGTGATAGTCATCGGCAAAGCAGCCGCCCGGCCATCGGATTACAGCCGGCCGTATTTCCGACAGTGCCTGGATCACATCATTGCGTATGCCGCGTGTGTTCGGAATGCGCGACTGTTCGCCAACCCAGCATCCGCCGTAGATGCAGGCGCCGAGATGCTCCATGAAGTGGCCATACAGATTCGGCGAGATACGGCCGATCGGCTCATCCGCCAGGATCGTTACCGTGGCTGTAGTCAAAAGCAGCTCCCCAGATTCAAGTTAATCCGTATCGCGGAAAGTATCGGGCCCGGATACTCGCCACTGCTGGATGCCGGCCGCCCAATCCGGCTTCAGCTGCAGCTCCAACCGTAGTGCGGTTGTAACGACCGGTTGAAACGAAACGCGGCACCATCCATCATCCCGGATTGGCCAACCGGCATTCTGGTCCGAACGGGATACAGGCGCCCAGCCGCTGGCGGTACGGTACATGAGTCGCCAGGAGGCCGGCAGGCGGCACTCACCGCGCCCGGTGTCATCAAACCAGTAGACCTGCGACGAGTCGATGGTAACGGGATGCTTCCACGTGTACTGCACCCACTCAGCTGTGCCTTTATGCGGCCACCAGTGGCACAGCGCCGGCGGCTGCTGACCAGAGCTGGCAGGGTCACGCCCGTTGTTGATTCCCCAGGGCTGGCAGTTACCGCTCACATACGACATGCTGACTTGTGCTGACCGCTCCAACGTGCCGTAGATCGGAGCCGGCGGCTGTTCCGGAATCCAGATCTCCATAGCGTCCGGCGTGCGATTATCCCAGCAATACCACGGAATCGCGCGGATTGGAACGCGCTTTACGCTCGATGCCGTCTCGTAGAGACCGCCGGGCCAATCCCGAGAGCCCTGCGTCTCTCCCGTTCCGGCTATGGTGACCACGCCATTCAAAAGGTGGGCATCGTAGGCGCAGGTAAGCGCGCTCTGTACAGGCAGCGCCAGGGCGGCGACCGGCGCCGACTGGTCGACGCCCTCCAGGCAGTATATTAGTGGACCACGTGCCAGCGCGACTTTGCCGACGTCATTCTTCACGAGCGGATTTGCCTGAATCCGCCGGACCGGCATCGGCATGTAGTAACGCACCGAATCGCCGTTACGCCACACGCGATCGATTGCGATATAACCGCGCTTGACCGCCGGCGGCATCAGGCTGCCATTGACGCGCACCTTCTCACCGCGGCACCACCCCGGAGCCCGCAGATTGAGAGCGAAGCGACCCGGTTTCTTGAGCTGAACCCGAATCTCCACGAGCCCGCTCCAGGGATAGACGGTCTTCACTGCAAGTGTTACGGGCTCTCCATCGACGCGCGTCTGTACGGTGCCCTGCACAAACAGGTTCAGGTAGATGGATCCTGGGCCAGAGGCGGCAACATACTCGCCGAGAGCCGCAATCGTCCGTGCGGCATTCGGCGGGCAGCATGCACATGAGAACCAGCCGGAACGGGCGTAGCCGCCGGGACACGCCAATGGGTTGCCATAGAAGAAAGTATGGCCATCCAGCGAGACTCCATCGAGCATCCCATTGTAGAGCGCGCGCTCCATCTCGTCGGCATATCGGCCGTCGCCAAACAGCAGATTCATCCTGTGCGCCCACAGAATCATGGCGACAGAGGCGCAGGTCTCCTGATACGCGCTCTGGTTCGGCAGGTCGTAGTCCGTGGTGAAGCCTTCGTTTGACCCGGTGGACCCCACCCCGCCCGTAACATACATCCGCTTCTCGGTGGTGTTGTCCCAAATGCGGCGAAGGGCCGTCAACAGCGTTTCGTCGTGCGTCATAGCGGCGACATCGGTGGCGCCGGCCATCAAGTATCCGGCTCGCACGGCATGTCCCTGCAAGACGCGACGGTCGACGATGCGTTGATTATCGAGCCAGTACGTACCGTCGTACTGCGACAACGCTGTGTGGTGCTCCGTGGCAAAGAACTTTGTGCCACGATTCATGATAAAAAAGCGCGCCAGGCGGAAGTAACGTCGCCTGCCGGTTACACGGTAGAGCTTCATCAGCGCCAATTCGATTTCCGGATGGCCGGGATAGCCCATGCGCTTGCCGGGCCCGGAGCCGAATATGGAAGAGAGGTGATCGGCCAGGCGCGTCGCCACATTCAACAGATCGCGGTGACGCGTTGCCTGGTACCACGCGACAGCGGCCTCAAACATGTGTCCTGCGCAGTACATCTCGTGATTGTCGCGCAGGTTCACATACTCCACGCCGGGGTGGTTTACCTCGTACCAGGTGTCCAGGTAGCCGTCGGGCCTCTGAGCGGCGGCTATCAGGCGCACGATCGCCTCTACTTGCGCTTCCATGCCCGGGTCGGGGTGGGTAGCCAGCGAGTACGAGACGGCCTCGATCACTTTATACACATCGGAGTCCATGAAGACTGGACCCGAATAGCCGCTGTGAATGTTGGCAGCCGCTAACCGAAAATCGGTAAGGTTGCCGGCCTGTTTGAGCATATTGAGGCTGTGCGGTAGCGACACCCGCCGGATCGCCTTTTGCCTTGGCGCCCAGAAGCCCTTACCGATGGTCACGCTGGTGAGCGGGATCTCGGTGAGGTTCGCCGTCCGCGGCTGCTGAGCCAGGAGCGGCACAGCCGTAATCGAGGTGGTCAGAAGCGCAGTAACAAGCGTAGCGTGCGGCAGAAAGCGGATTCTCACGAGGTTGGCCCTCCAAAGGCGGAATCGGCGGCGCAAACGTGCCTGTCTGCGCCGTCAACACCGCCAGGCCAACTTCGCCAAACCACACCGAGATGCCTGCCCCGCCCGGTTGCGCAGGCACGGCGCCATTCAGTCGGAGCCGATATCCACCGTCGCCGCAGTCACGGAAGTGCCGGAGAGCGTGCCGTGCACGCGCACGCTCTCGCCGGCCTTGAGCTGTGCGAAGAAAGCCGCCATGGTAATTGGCTGTCCCTTCAGACGGTAGGCCGTACCAGCCACGGTTTGAACCAGAAGAGATCCGCCCGGATTGATGAAACCATCCCACTGGGTACGGGTTTGCACGGTGAACGATGCCTGAGCAAGATCGATGGTCGACACCGGCCCGCTGAGTTCCACCTCCCCGGCCTCGTGCGACTGATCGATCCGGCACAGAAATGCCGTGATCGTGTTGGAACTGCTGTCGTACGAACCAACCACCTTCACGCCCAGCGAACCGCCGAGTATGCTGAAGAAGGCGGCAGGCGTCTCAATCACACCGCCGTCGTCGCGCAGAACGGTGTTGGCGGTAACCAATACGTTGACGGTGGATAGCTGAGGCAGCAGATGCCGGCAGCTGCCCACGGTCACTTGAAATGATCCAGCGCTTGGAAGGACGTTGGTCGGCGCTCCGCGTACTGCGACGGCGGTGTCGCTGTCCCCGCTGCCCGCGACATCAATCTGGACCGCCGTCGCCTCGACGGCATGCAGGCTGGTGTTGCGGATGCCGAACACCTCCACCAACTCACCGTTCGCCAGTACAGGGCTCGGCGATGCATCGGAGTTGTAGACGACCGTGCCCTGATTCACATCGACCTGTATGACTTCGCCCGAGGCGGCCTGCAGCGAGAATGACAGGTTCGGGGCCGTGCCGCTGAGGCCGGAAACGGAGCCATCCCACTCACGTGGGGTTTGGCGCGATTCGTCGGAGATTCCGCTCTCGTCCCCCTCGCTCATGGCGGTGGCGAGTTTCCCGCCCGTGATCATGAACCCGGCAAGGTTGAAGTCGATGGCAATATCGTCGCTGCCGGAGGATTCGGTGCGTGGACTCTTCAGGTTGAACGAAACTGCAACCTGCCCGCTGCCTGCACTCTGCCCGCTGATCGGTACAACCTGCCCGCTTGGCGATGCCGAGGTGAAGACGGTTGCATCAGCTCCAAGCACAACGCGCGCCATTGTGTAGATACCGGGCGTAACGCTACCGGAGCCGAGGAATGCGAAGAGCGGGCCATGGGAGTCGTGCAGCGACGCCAGGTCGACGACGACTCCGGATGGATCGGACCATGCCGATAGAGGCGCGCCGTGGGCCGTGGCCAGTTCCACGTGATACAGGGTTACCCAGACGTGCGTGTATGGCGAACCTGGCGTATCCGTCATCCACGTGTTGATAGCGGCCGAACGGGTTGCGCCAGGGCCGCCACTTGAGCCGGTACCGCCGCCACCGCCGCATCCGGCAAGCCCAATGGCGGCAAGCACCAATAGCGCCAGGGCAGTTCGAGTTTTCATGGTTCGTCTCCTCACAAAGCGCAGGCTGTTGACGGTGGGGATACCGTTAAGACGACCGGGATCTGCACAATGTTCTCACTACCGAACGCGTACGCAAATCTCCGGCGTGGCAGCCAAATCGATTGTGCCTACATACTCGAGCTCGCGAAACCGCCCGTTGTAATCCAGCCCGCAGCCCACCACGAACTCCGGACCGATTTCAAAGCCTACGAAATCCGGCGTGCAGACGCGTTCGGCTCTGTGTCTGCGGCTCAGCAGCGCACAGCTCCGCAGGCTTCGTGGCGCCACAGGAAGCATGCGTGCCAGCAGCCACTCCAGCGTCTGTCCGGTATCGACAATATCCTCAACAATCAACACGTCGCGGTCGCCTATCGGTTCAGTCAGGTCCTGTAAGAGGCGCAGAGTGCCGGATTGCGCGCCGCTGTAGCTGGCGACGCGGATGAAGTCGAAAGTGAGCGGTACCGAAATGGCGCGAGCCAGCTCTGCTGCAAAAAAGAACGCCCCATGAAGCACTACCACCAGGTGCAGCGGTCCACTGCGATTCACTGCGGATACAGCGTCGCCAAGTTCCTGAACCCGGCGCGCCACGTCGCGCGCGGATATCAGTTCATGAACAGTCAACTCATCCGCGGAGGCTTGTGATGCGTTGCACCCGCTCACTACCACTCCTTCGGAACCGGCACGTCCAGCACCTTGGAGAGAAACGCCCAGCGATCGGCCGTTTCTTCCAGGATTTTGGAGATCGGCTTCCCGCCACCGTGCCCGGCGCGTGTTTCTATGCGGATGAGGACGGGGTTTGGCCCCGCCTGCGCCCACTGCATTTCGGCGGTGAACTTGAAGCTGTGGGCCGGTACCACCCGATCATCGTGATCGCTGGTTGTAACCAGGGTGGCGGGATAGTGCGTGCCCTTATGAATGTTCTGGAGCGGTGAGTAAGCACGCAGAACCTTGAAATCGGCCGGATTCTCAGGCGAACCATACTCGGATTGCCAACCCCAGCCGATGGTGAACTTGTTGAAGCGGAGCATGTCCATCACACCGACCTCTGGGACGGCTGCTGCAAACAGGTCCGGCCGCTGGGTTTCGCAGGCGCCCACCAAAAGCCCACCGTTGCTGCCACCACCAATCGAAAGCTTCGGTGTCGAGGTGTAACGGTTGGAGATCAGCCACTGCGCGGCGGCGATGAAGTCATCAAAAACGTTCTGCTTCTTGTGCTTCATGCCTGCCTTGTGCCATGCCTCTCCATACTCACCACCACCGCGGATATTCGCCACGGCGAATATCCCGCCCATATCCAGCCATACCGGTATGGAGGGTGAGAAGAACGGCGTGATCGAGATGTCGAAACCGCCGTACCCGTACAGGTACACGGGGTTCTTACCGTTGCGTACCACGCCCTTTTTGTAGACCAGAAACATGGGTACGCGCGTGCCATCTTTGCTGTGATAGAACACCTGGCGAACCACATAGTTGGCCGGCTCGAAGTCGACCGTTGGCCGTTTGTAAAGGTAGCTCCGCCCGGTGGCAATATCGTAGCGATAGATGGTATTCGGACGTGTGAAACTTGTAAACGAGTAGAAGGTCTCCTTGTCGAGCGACGTTCCGGAAAAGCCCGTCGCGTACCCGATAGCCGGCAGTTTGATCTCGCCCGCCGGCGCGCCGGTTTCGCTGAAGATGCGTACGCGTGAACTTGCGTCCTTCAGGTACGAGACGATGATCCGGCCACCCACCATCGAAGCTCCGTCGATCGCGTCCGACTGCTCGGCGACCACCGTGTGTCGTGCTTCGGGATGCTGGATATCGATGGAGATGACGCGCTTCATCGGCGCGCCAAGATCGGTGGAGAAGAAGAACTTCGGTCCAACGTTGCCAATGAAGTTGTACTGGGCGTCGAAGCCATCGAGCAGCTTGACAACTTTTCCGCCGCCGGCCGGAATGGATGGCTGGAGGGGATTCCCGAGATCCTGATAGTAGACGCGATTCCTTGTTTCCGTGCCAACCCACACGGTGATGATGAGGTAGTGACCGTCATCGGTTACGCTGCCGTCGAATCCCCAGTCCTTGTTCTTTTTGCTCTGATAGATCAGTGTATCGGCGGATTGCGGCGTACCGAGGCGGTGGTAATACAGCTTCTGATAGTAGTTGGCGGCCTGGAGTTTGGCCTGCGGATCCGGCGCGTCGTACGCACTGTAGAAGAAGCCCCTGTTATCGTGCGTCCAGCTTGCGCCTGAAAACTTGCTCCATTTGATGTCGTCACTGGTGTCTTCACCGGTGGCCACGTCGCGAACTTTCCACTCCATCCAGTCTGAGCCCGCAGACTGCACGCTGTAGGCAATGTACTTACCGTCCCAGCTCGGGACTATTGAGCCCAGAGCCACAGTTCCATCGGCGCTCAGTTTGTTGGGATCGATGAGCACGCGTGGCTCGCCCTTCAAGCCGTAGCTGGTGTAGAGAACCGCCTGATTCTGCAGTCCATCGTTTTTGCTGAAGAAGTAGTGTCCGGCCCGATGCTCGGGCATGCCGTAGCGCTCATAGTTCCAGAGCTTCTGGAGCCGATGGAGAATTCGCGCGCGGCCGGGAACCTTGTCCAGCCAGCCGAAGGTCAACTGGTTCTCCGCCTCAATCCAGGCGTGCGTTTCGGGTGAATTGGCATCTTCCAACCAGCGGTAAGGATCCGGCACACGCACGGCGCCGTACTCATCTACGACGGTGCCGCGAGGCGCTGCTGGATAGTGGATCGGACCACGCTTCTCCAGGCGGGCGCCCCCATCGGAAACGAGGGACGCCAGCAAAACGACTGCTGCCACAACGGGAAGATTAAGCAAGTGATCGTATTCCTTTCCAAATTCTCCAAAGCTGCCGATGCCGGGCAGCGCCTCATCGGGCAGTACTCTACCTATGCCAGATCAAAGGGTTCTGACGATCGTTGTTCAGCACGTCGCCAGGCTTGAGGGCAGCAAAATAGTCTGGCGGCAGTACGTTCTGTGTACCGTTGAACGTACTACCGTCGGGCATGTAGGCGCAAGTCATAGCGCGCCGCGGTCGTGGAGTCATATTGGCGCCGGCTCCGTGTGCCGTGCGGCCATTGTGAAACACGGCGCTGCCGGCGGCGCAGTCGGCCGGGACGGCATCCAGCTTTTCCCACTCCGGGTAGCTGTCGAACAGGCTGCGCTGATTCGTGCTGATACCGGCGTTTTTGCCGGTGAACTGCTTATGGGTTCCGGGCAGGTACCAGAGGCATCCGTTCGCGAGCGTCGCGTCGTCTAGAGCGACCCAGATTGAGAGTGAATCCGGCGATGTGAATGACCAGTACGGGTTATCCAGATGCCATCCCGTTGGATTGCCCCATGGCTGCTTGTAGAGCGCCTGGTCGTGCCAGATCCGTATTCCGTCGACGCCGGCGAGCGAACCGGCCATTCGTCCAAGTCGCGGGTCGAGCATCAGGTCCGCCATGCCGGCGTGCGTATCGGCGAGGCGCACGCACTGTACAAAAACCTGCGCGTAGAAGTTGTTGGGATCTGCCTGGTTGGTCCAGGCCGTTCGGTCGAGACCGTCGGATTTGGCGGCAGCCTCCAGGCGCTGTTCCACGGCCTCATCCGTTACGCTGCGCCACGTGTTCAACTCGCCGTCGGTCAGAAAATTCGGTATGATGAGGAAGCCATCACGCTGGTAACGCTCAATCTGCTCCTGCGACACATCCGTAAGCATGGCAGTCTGCTGCTCCTGGCCCGCTGAATCGGGGGAATGGACGTTTACATCCATGGCAGGTTACCCCGAAAAGTCAACCAATCGCCTCTATAGCCGGTCCGGATGCTGCCTGTGAAAACCGTGGACGGCTCAACTCCCGTCCACCGGTACTGCGGTTCCGCATCCGCCCGGTGCGAATTCGACACGGTACCGGTTGAAGCGCCGATCGAGATTTGCGCCGGCATTGTTTCCGCGGGCCGACGTACGCACCTCCCACTGGGAATAACCTTGCGCACACCCGGCGCCGATGTGGACCTGGTTACCGGCTGGCTCTTCGCCGAAGGTGTGGTTGACCGTATGGCCGATATCATGTCGCTGGAGTGTGGTGGCGATGACCATGGTGACCGAGTGGTAGCCGAGTTGTCGCCCGGCGCATCGGCACGGGCAGCGGGACGAAGCCGCTCCTCCACATCCACGGCCGCTTGTGGCGCCTGCAGCCATGGGTCGCTCGTCACGCTCGCGGAGACGCCGGCGCCACCGGTGCCCAATTCGGTAACGTTTGGGCCTGCCGAGTTGTGCGCCGTGCCGCATCAAGTGCGCAGCCGCCAGCCTCACTTCGCACGGACAGGCGGAGTGCACGCGGCCGCGCTCTTTCAGCCCGACGGAACTGTGCTGGCGGTGGGCGAGGACATCGGCCGTCATAACGCGCTGGACAAAGTCATCGGGTCGCATCTGCGCGCCGGCAAAGCGTTTGACGGTCTCGGCGTGTTCCTGAGTGGCAGGTCGGGATACGAGCTGATACAAAAGGCGGCACGCGCCCAACTCGAACTGGTCGCCTCGGTAGGCGCTCCAAGCAGTCTGGCAATTCAGTTAGCGAACCGGTGTGGCGTAACGTTGGTCGGTTTCCTGCGAGGAGACGAGTTTAACGTATACACCCACGCCGACCGCATACAGGCGAATTCGCCTGCGGAGGTACGTGATGAAGCTTAGGGTCCGCGGCGATTCGATCCGCATGCGGCTGACCCGCACGGAGGTGGAGCGATTGACAACGGCCGGCGAGGTGCATGATGCCGTGCACTTCGACAGCGGCAGCGCCGTAATGGCATACGCCATTCAGACCTGTGCGAACGTAGCCGTGGCATGGGCCGAGTTCACCGACGGCACGCTGCGAGTTATTGCCGACCGCGAGACCATAAGGCTGTGGGCAAGCTCGGATGAGGTAGCGCTGCAGTGGAACGGCACGCTGCCGGCAATTCTTATCGAGAAAGACTTCGCCTGCCTGCAGCCACGAGTCGATGAGGACCGTGCCGACCTGTTTCCGAATCCACACGCGGACCGCTGCAGTTGACCGGAATGCGGACCGTTTTGCTGATGGGGGCGAGCCAGGGGATCGGTCGGGCAGTGGCGCTTCGGTTCGCCGCTCACGACTGCTGCATTCTGGTCGGCGATCGAAATGCCGAACTGGCAGAGCGGTTGTCCGATGAGGTTGCGAGCGTGTTTGGCGCCGGTCGGGCCGCCTGGCGGCTTGCGGACTGCACCAACAGCCTATCCGCGGCGAATTTCGCACGAGCCGCCATTGAGGAGTTCGGGCAGGCCGACGTGCTGGCGCACGTGGCCGGCATTTTCATCCCGCCCCGCCCGGAGTCCGCGCGCAGCAATTCCGCCGATACCCTGCGCACCCTCGAGGTGAACGTGGCGGGCGCCTTGACGATGGCGGAAGCGGCTCGCGATGTGATAGTCTCCACCTCCGGTAAAGGGTGCATGGTGCTGATATCCAGTGCCAACGCGGTGGTGGCGAAGTCTGGCAGTATCGCCTACGACACCAGCAAGGCCGCCGTCAGTCACCTGGTGCGGGAGCTTGCCGTTAGTTGCGCGCCGCACATCCGGGTCAATGGAGTAGCGCCGGCCGGAGTCGTGGAGGGCTCCGGCCAGTTT contains these protein-coding regions:
- a CDS encoding dihydrodipicolinate synthase family protein — its product is METPEAIRSGLIAPPHTPFTPDGNLDTSRIVRQADRFVRTGITGVFVCGSTGEGLSLTSAERRTVLEAWVAASAGRLVVIAHVGCTSAQEARELATHAKAVGADAIGALPPFYHSPATIEDLVRTMRFIADGAVDLPFYYYHIPMLSHVQLPMLAFADQAVEQIPNFAGIKYTHNHLVEYTALREAHPDLAMFWGLDELLVPAMSCGCVAAVGSCYNLAARFFLKMMAAYRGGDLQDALAHHQTAVQFVSKLLPLGVVPSQKAILAGLGLDLGPPRLPLRSPDPPEAARLFDAVSRLGLLDVEPQ
- a CDS encoding alpha-N-arabinofuranosidase yields the protein MEHLGACIYGGCWVGEQSRIPNTRGIRNDVIQALSEIRPAVIRWPGGCFADDYHWRDGVGLREHRPTTVNIHWGETLESNEFGTHEFLDLCRMTGAEPYLCGNVGSGSPRELRDWVEYCNYAGDSSLAQLRARNGSAEPFKVRFWGVGNELWGCGGNLSPEDYAADYRRYATFMRNYSGSQLHLIACGPNGNDLEWTRRFFARLRRDYGQGERVHGFAAHYYCGTAGSALEYTEDQWTELLARAAGIENLIRAQSAALREVDPDGEIGLIIDEWGTWHPATPGENPSFLWQQNTIRDALVAAITLNIFNNHAAVVTMANIAQTINVLQAVLLTEEDRLVRTPTWHVYRMFAPHQGADALRTQVDSELAPGRFDMPLVAASASSLARGSATLTLTNSSATCPVDVQLRAASGRVRITAAETLAAPGGDYHAHNTFQHPDAVASHPLQHDEESDVVTLPAASVTRLSVKL
- a CDS encoding glycoside hydrolase family 127 protein, with the translated sequence MRIRFLPHATLVTALLTTSITAVPLLAQQPRTANLTEIPLTSVTIGKGFWAPRQKAIRRVSLPHSLNMLKQAGNLTDFRLAAANIHSGYSGPVFMDSDVYKVIEAVSYSLATHPDPGMEAQVEAIVRLIAAAQRPDGYLDTWYEVNHPGVEYVNLRDNHEMYCAGHMFEAAVAWYQATRHRDLLNVATRLADHLSSIFGSGPGKRMGYPGHPEIELALMKLYRVTGRRRYFRLARFFIMNRGTKFFATEHHTALSQYDGTYWLDNQRIVDRRVLQGHAVRAGYLMAGATDVAAMTHDETLLTALRRIWDNTTEKRMYVTGGVGSTGSNEGFTTDYDLPNQSAYQETCASVAMILWAHRMNLLFGDGRYADEMERALYNGMLDGVSLDGHTFFYGNPLACPGGYARSGWFSCACCPPNAARTIAALGEYVAASGPGSIYLNLFVQGTVQTRVDGEPVTLAVKTVYPWSGLVEIRVQLKKPGRFALNLRAPGWCRGEKVRVNGSLMPPAVKRGYIAIDRVWRNGDSVRYYMPMPVRRIQANPLVKNDVGKVALARGPLIYCLEGVDQSAPVAALALPVQSALTCAYDAHLLNGVVTIAGTGETQGSRDWPGGLYETASSVKRVPIRAIPWYCWDNRTPDAMEIWIPEQPPAPIYGTLERSAQVSMSYVSGNCQPWGINNGRDPASSGQQPPALCHWWPHKGTAEWVQYTWKHPVTIDSSQVYWFDDTGRGECRLPASWRLMYRTASGWAPVSRSDQNAGWPIRDDGWCRVSFQPVVTTALRLELQLKPDWAAGIQQWRVSGPDTFRDTD
- a CDS encoding DUF4382 domain-containing protein translates to MKTRTALALLVLAAIGLAGCGGGGGTGSSGGPGATRSAAINTWMTDTPGSPYTHVWVTLYHVELATAHGAPLSAWSDPSGVVVDLASLHDSHGPLFAFLGSGSVTPGIYTMARVVLGADATVFTSASPSGQVVPISGQSAGSGQVAVSFNLKSPRTESSGSDDIAIDFNLAGFMITGGKLATAMSEGDESGISDESRQTPREWDGSVSGLSGTAPNLSFSLQAASGEVIQVDVNQGTVVYNSDASPSPVLANGELVEVFGIRNTSLHAVEATAVQIDVAGSGDSDTAVAVRGAPTNVLPSAGSFQVTVGSCRHLLPQLSTVNVLVTANTVLRDDGGVIETPAAFFSILGGSLGVKVVGSYDSSSNTITAFLCRIDQSHEAGEVELSGPVSTIDLAQASFTVQTRTQWDGFINPGGSLLVQTVAGTAYRLKGQPITMAAFFAQLKAGESVRVHGTLSGTSVTAATVDIGSD
- the hpt gene encoding hypoxanthine phosphoribosyltransferase; translation: MSGCNASQASADELTVHELISARDVARRVQELGDAVSAVNRSGPLHLVVVLHGAFFFAAELARAISVPLTFDFIRVASYSGAQSGTLRLLQDLTEPIGDRDVLIVEDIVDTGQTLEWLLARMLPVAPRSLRSCALLSRRHRAERVCTPDFVGFEIGPEFVVGCGLDYNGRFRELEYVGTIDLAATPEICVRVR
- a CDS encoding S9 family peptidase encodes the protein MEKRGPIHYPAAPRGTVVDEYGAVRVPDPYRWLEDANSPETHAWIEAENQLTFGWLDKVPGRARILHRLQKLWNYERYGMPEHRAGHYFFSKNDGLQNQAVLYTSYGLKGEPRVLIDPNKLSADGTVALGSIVPSWDGKYIAYSVQSAGSDWMEWKVRDVATGEDTSDDIKWSKFSGASWTHDNRGFFYSAYDAPDPQAKLQAANYYQKLYYHRLGTPQSADTLIYQSKKNKDWGFDGSVTDDGHYLIITVWVGTETRNRVYYQDLGNPLQPSIPAGGGKVVKLLDGFDAQYNFIGNVGPKFFFSTDLGAPMKRVISIDIQHPEARHTVVAEQSDAIDGASMVGGRIIVSYLKDASSRVRIFSETGAPAGEIKLPAIGYATGFSGTSLDKETFYSFTSFTRPNTIYRYDIATGRSYLYKRPTVDFEPANYVVRQVFYHSKDGTRVPMFLVYKKGVVRNGKNPVYLYGYGGFDISITPFFSPSIPVWLDMGGIFAVANIRGGGEYGEAWHKAGMKHKKQNVFDDFIAAAQWLISNRYTSTPKLSIGGGSNGGLLVGACETQRPDLFAAAVPEVGVMDMLRFNKFTIGWGWQSEYGSPENPADFKVLRAYSPLQNIHKGTHYPATLVTTSDHDDRVVPAHSFKFTAEMQWAQAGPNPVLIRIETRAGHGGGKPISKILEETADRWAFLSKVLDVPVPKEW